GGAGAATCTTGTCTTGtctttttaaattaaaagatgTGCATAAAGTTTCTACAGCGGCCTTTAATGACGCATAGTATTGAAGGTTTAGTTTTTGATAAATGATAGGTGGTGGTAAAATTGTTTCCATTACATTAGTGCATCTAAAGGAGAGATCCTGTGCAGTGATTATTTTAGTTTGGAGAGTCATGAAAAAACCTCGTACATTAGTTTGTCCTACAATTTTTACTTATTCTTGtctctttttctttaatatatTTTGATAGTTGCTCACCCCCTTGTCGTTTTCCAGTTTCTGTTATGCTTTACATCTattctttcttgattttccaTATTTTACACTGCACAGAATTAAAGTTATTTAGCTTATGTTCATATGACAAAGTTTTTCTCTAAAATCTCTGTTTATCTAAAGAATCCCTCCATATGATATTTGCTTATGCTTAATGCTCTAATATACTaggtgtttttttcttttcattttcttgttccATGTGATGTCAATAGATGcccaaaaagtaaaaaataaattgactTTTCGATTGCATGACTTTATTTTCAAGAGAGGCGGTCTGTTGGGTTAATGACCACACTTAACGCTATTGTTCATCTTATAGTGCACTTTGCTGCTTCATTTGAATAAGTGGCAGGTTTTCTGTGGCATTCTCCTCTttcaataaatttgatttacttatcactgggaaaaaaaatgaaaaagaaaaaaagaaggcaaaTCTACAGTATTGGTAGCTGACATTGTGATGTAGAGCTTGTGCCTCTCTTTGTAATCTAACTAGTTACCCCCGAGGCATATGTACAGCTTGCTCCCTCATTTTTTCCTTCTTGGATCACTAGGAGGGCTTATTTGAATAGATTTTGCAGGTGAATAGCCATTTATATCTAACTTGGTGCTATGTTAGGCCAATATTATCTGTTCTATACGGATGCCATACTCATCtggcttttttattttatgtttctaCCGAAGCATTGTCGAATGATATATTTCATAGATGCAAATAATACTGTGATcattttatcttagtttttggATTCAAAAAGTAATCTAACTTGTTACCAGTAGGATTATCTCTATCTGGCATCTTGCCCaacttttgtttctctttcgACAACCTAATCAACTACTTTCTGTTCTCTAGTTTGTGTGCAAAAGATGAGTTTATAAGCTCCAAAGCTACTTTAAGTCCTTGCTCTCTGAAATCTATGGGTAATGTCCATGTGGGAGTAAGGGTGTGTTGTGGAAGTTTCTGATCTGATAGTGGGAGCTATGTTTCCGAATCATTTCAAATGTCTTCTGTTGTCTTTCAGTTACCTTTAGTTTTTCTGACACCCGTGGTTAAATATCTCATTAGAATTTTCTGGAAATAGTGAGATGCTATTACTAACAGTCAATTCTGTGGAATCTTTGTAACAGTTTACCAACTAGAAAATGTAACTTCGGGCTGTTTCCACGTTATAGTTAAATTCTATCTCCTCAATTTCTGTATGCCTATTGATGATAGTCTCTTCACTTTCTCTTCGGCATTCTTAAACTTGCATGTGCTTGATGTTTGTGTCATAACTAATTATTGCCCCTGGCTGTTTTTTCCCCACTTTGCAGGGCCCATGTTGAGTTCTGGAATGTGCACTGAAGTATTCCAGTTTGATGTCTCTTCCGCATCTGCTGGAGCCATTATTCCAGCTTCTTCAGTTGCGAGTATCTCTGCTGAACACAATCAGAATGTAACTCGTCTCAACAAGAGAAAGACTAGAAGGATTCTTCATGGTCTTCCTGTTCGTTTTACTGAACCAAATCATAATATTATTGGAGAGCATGTTGGAAGGAATGCTCAGGAAGGCAATTTTCAGCCTAACAAATCCGTTTCTTCTATGGTTGTCTCTGTCCTTGCTGATCCAAGGGAAGTTGGTGACATCGATGTGGATGGTATGATCGCTCGAAAATCACTTTTGcggatttttgttgttttgcttTTAGACAATGTTAAATATGTTACATATTCCTGTGTGCTTCCCCGAGCTGGTCGTCCTCTAGTTACAGCTTGAGGATGGAAAGCAGTTGGGAGTTCTTGAATGACAGCTAGGTGCACCTTTTTTTACCCCATTTTTGTAAATGATAGAATACTCTTAACTTCATTATACACTTTGGATGCTCTTAACTATGAGTAATATATACTTTTTGTACTGTTAGAACTATAATCATATGTTACTGTTCAAATGATGTGTGTATTGACATTGGATGTTTCATCTGATCGGAGTTGAAGCCAGAGAGCTGGTAACTCAAGATTATACTGAACATGACCTTAACTAAATTGCGTCGGATGATTTTTTAAGcctatttttttaatctagaagttaagtttaatattccTTTGACATGAAGTATATAAATTAAGTATTGTTGATTTTGGGGTATCAACCACTGGTTCAGCGGTTTGGAGGTTTAGAGGTTCTATTCCCACGAGTAGGGATGAGGCTTGGGTTTATTTTGGTGAATGGGGGGTGTGGGTTTATTTGCCTCTATAGAAGTAAGCTTTTATGTATATAAAAGAAACAGATTGTTGGTTTTGAACATCACTAATGAGAATGAGAACAATCAGAATACAGATTTCACTAATAATGAAGCAGGCCGCCAACACAGAAATGAGAACAATCCTATTATATTTTCCGGTTTTCCCTAATCGAATACAAGAGTTACCGCAAGGAAATAAGATCGAAATTGTTGGGCGTGGGAGTTGAACTTCAACGAGTTATCGCAATTAGCTTCACCATCCAAACCAGAGTTTCTTTGTTCCAATTCAAGAAATTGACACTACAGGAACCAGAAAACATATATTGGGATTGTAAAAATGTTTCTACTGAACAAAACCAATCAATAATAAAACAGAAGGTTGCAAGAAGAGCATCTCACCAAATATTAATGGACAACGTCTTTCTCTTGTTTCTTTGCATTCACTTCTTTCCAGTTGCTTGTTGCATGATGCATTGAATTAACAGTGTCAAATTGATGTAAGAAGAGCCTCCTTCTTCTACTGATCTATTTGCCATCTCCCCAAGCTCTCTAGCTCTCattctcctttcttctccctCATCTCCTTCACTCATCAAACTATCGATAACTTTCGTAAAATCGTCTTTCTTTGCTAAGACCCctgccttctcttcttctccaaatgGGGGTCGGAACACTCCAACACTGACACCAATCTTTAGCACTTGAGTGACTAACTTCTCATTACAGAATTGGTCTTCAAATTGAGGCCATGTAATGATGGGCAAGCCCATGCTTATTGCTTCAAGGATTGAATTCCAGCCACAGTGTGTTAAGAATCCTCCAATTGCCTGGTGTGACAATATCAAAACTTGAGGAGCCCAACCCCGGATAATAAGGCCTCTCCCTTTGATTCTCTCTTCAATTCCATCTTCTGAAATCCACTTGTCCATATCCTTTGATTTATTTCCTTCCCTTAAAACCCAAATGAATGGTCTTCCAGATGCCTCCAGGCCTAACCCAAGTTCTTTCAGCTGTGAAGGTGTTAGATTGCTAACACTTCCAAGACAAGCATAGGCTACAGACCTTGGCTCCTGTGAGTCTAGCCACTTGAAGCACTCATTTTCATCAAATGAGGTCTTGTTACCTCTCTCAAGCTTATCCAAATTGTGTGTGTTGGATAAAGAAACTGGTCCAATACACCAAACCCTATTTCCTTTCAGTTTTCTGTACTCTTTGACATATTCAGACTCCAGCTCTTCAAATGTGTTAACGATCATCCCAAGACTCAAACTCTCGGCAGCAAACATTCTGTCAAGAAGCTCTCTTGCAGTTGGTTTTAGGAGCCCTGGCAACTGGGCTATGGTAATTTTGATATGATCGGGGAAGCCAGGAACGGCAAAGTATTCAAAATCTGAACTTATGTTCTCAAGAACCCTAGAATTATGTATGTTGTGGATGCACAAGTTACAAATGCAAGAAAACCCATTGAAAGAAATTCTTGGTACATGGAACTTAGCCGCGAGAGGGGCCGTCCAGCGCATGAAAAAATCAGAAATAATGCAACTTGGCCGGGGTGTTAGGTCTTCAAACAATTCCTCCGCAGGCTGTTGCAGCATGGGAATTGCACTCAAGAACTTGAAAGCATCGTCAGCCGAAAACACCATATCTAAATTCTCAAAACCTTGTGGTAGTCCTGCTTCTCCATAGGGAAAGTTGAGTTCTTTTACCCTGATCTGGAGCCCCGATTCTGCGGCACGAATAAGAACCGACGCAAAACGAGCTGCATTCAGTGGGGTGGTGAATATGGTGACAACCATGCCGCGCTTTGCTAACAGTCTTGCAATGTCTATCATGGGGATCATATGGCCTGGTATTAGGTGTGGAAATAAGACAAAATGAAGCCCCTGAACTTGAAGATCATCCATAGGTGGTTTGCAATGTAGAACAGATGGAAGAAATTGGTGTAACGGCATTGCGTGGTCTCTCCTTCTGATCCCCTTTGCAGACAATTGAGACACTCATTGCTGCATACACTTCACAGCAATGAAAGTGGGGTCCACAAGCCCACCATCAATCAATCCCACATTTTCCACTAAAACACTCCACCTACGTCACTTCTCCCATTCAACAATACTCTCCGAACATCACATGTTTGGGGACtaccattaaaaaataaaataaaaacaaattcaaTACAATCTCTCTCCACCATTTTTCCACACAACTTGCATTGCCCATCACAATTATCAATTCTTGTTATGAAagaagcatatatataataagttGGGGAATGGCAGAAAGTGATGGACGAGGATATTGAAATGATTAACAAAATATATGTTTGGTAAAGTAGTTGGATTGATTTTGAACGTTAATTGTTAAACTGAGAGAAAAAATCTTAGCTTAAAGCTtctgaggtgtttggtgaaattttTACTATTGTTAACAGttaaattgtataaaaaatttatttgtattataattattatgaatgaataaatataataatttaaaaatctattttttacatattttattttaattattttatttcaatattaatattacttattataattataaatgaataaatataattgatttatagttttcattaaaatattattataattacaccgttaaacacaatttttattaaaaagttATTAGGTATAATACAAAATAATGTTAAAACTTTAATTTTGGGTGGGTATCATACTCTCATGGTAACAATACTTTATACTAAAGGTGTGGGACCCACACAAAATTTTTTATGTACACCGAAAAATAGTTAATGTTTTAATTTGCACGCTATAGTTTAAAACGTTTCAATTTAGTCATCCAAAGATGAAAATGTGTCAAAGTGATCACTCGGATAGGATTTCTTAATTTTGGGTAGTCAACCTGCATATGTGGCTAGTTGACtattaaataacttaattatgtGGAAAACAATTTTACTCCTGGAAATAATgaattttcctaaaaaaaacatgaaaacaaaataCATGAAAACATTTCCACAAACCCTAGAATCATTTGTTAATTTGTTTTCAATGCTTTATGAAAGCAATCTGTAGTACGAGTCCTCACTTTCTAAGAAGAATTGTCTTCTTTTGAATCAAGGGAAATCCTTCAGACTTGTCAAAGATTCTTTGAATCTGAAaaactgttgttgttgttgtgaatTTGGGGAAGGGAAATCAAAGCCACCGAttgtaaaagtcccacatctaaagatgtgggcactcaacaagcccacctcttaccactaacaaggccttttcctaggcttgagtgggttgggcctagcccacctgtttgggcctaaggagaaacaaagccgtgcgggcccgatgtattcacgggaaccggacaacccaaagcggacaatattgttggtgtgttggtgtgtatgggggtgtggatttacaacaatcAAAATCAAGACAGGACAAACTTTCTTATTCATCAATCCGAAATCAGGACAAGACAAACCTTCGCTATACCCATTTTCCTTCTTGTTCATCTATTGGAAATTAAGACAAATGAGGCACTATCGTGTGGGTCatgagacagagagagatgtATTGAAATTGGGGGTTAGGgttgagagtgagagagataGATGGACTTAGAGAGCAAAGAGATAGATTGAAATGGTGGAGCAATAGAGAGAGATGGACTGAAATGGTGTTTGGGGGGTCTCCTTCATCTCCTGCTGTTTCACAGGAAAAGAGGGAATGGTGGAGCTGCTAGGTTCAGAGTTCGATTGAGGAAGGGAATAagataaatttttaattttttcttattttcttttgtttgtaatATTTATTGATTAATTTATTTGTATCTCTCAATTTTTTATGAGGTCGATAAtaaatattttccttttgtctTATTACACGTGTATGACTCTAAGTGTGACATTTGTCTTCTAttttttagaaaagaaaaattaatttccACCTAGTTCGGTCAACCTGCAGATTGACTGCCCCAAACTGGATAAACCTGTCTGAGTCACCTATTTGACACATTTTCATCTTTGGCTGattaaattgaaacattttaaacaaccgtgtgtaaattgaaacaccGACTATCTTTCGATTTGTAAAAATAgtattaaccctttaaaaaaagGCTACACCAAAACACTACACAGCAAGCTCTATTTCGGAGTCAGCTTAATGAAGTATTTGGTGGGGCGGGTTGGAAAAGCGGGCCATCTCAACCAATGCCCCACCAAATGGGGCCAGCTTAATGAAGTATTTGATGGGGCGGGTTGAGAAAGCGGGTTCGCCCCCACCAACGCCCAACCAAACAAAGTAGGGTTGGGGCTTGGGTTTATTTGGGTGAATGTGGGCGTGGGTTTATTTGCCTCTATGGAAGTAAGCTTTTGGGAGCCGATATTTGCACACGATATTGAACTCAACGCACACAATTACTTAATACACTCTTAATTGGTTGTCAATACACACATTGAGTTTCCTAAAAAACCCTTtcatacatattaattatataatatttaatatcctaaactaccctttccccatccatatatatctcaacttccttcctttaataatcattaaaatatttttgacagttatttcaaaatcaattatgTAGATTAAGTTTAGAAAGTAGAAAAATAGACAAAAGActtgatattattgaattatattaaggAGAAATAGACAAAATAGACTTCATATTATTGGGAAAAAATCTAATAAAATCTTGCATACCTTTTTTGCAGTAAACACAAAGGGAATGTCAAATCACGATTACAATCAATTCCTAAATATACACCAcactagaaaataaaaaaatggtgGTTAAAATTTCCATATTGGAGGATAAATCTTATGTCCTCCGCCGTCAAACATGGAAGGGTTTAACAATATCAtattaacacaattaaaataaaaaaattatatacttactttattggAGGGATTTTGTCCAATATCGCTCTCTTCATTGTTTTCTATGAGATTCTTTgtagtgttgtttttttttcataattttcaatAAGTTTCATCTCTTCTTCAATGTAACTAGGCGAAGATATTGAATTATCTGTCATAACATTGTTCTT
The window above is part of the Tripterygium wilfordii isolate XIE 37 chromosome 3, ASM1340144v1, whole genome shotgun sequence genome. Proteins encoded here:
- the LOC119988519 gene encoding UDP-glycosyltransferase 73C6-like isoform X2, producing MPLHQFLPSVLHCKPPMDDLQVQGLHFVLFPHLIPGHMIPMIDIARLLAKRGMVVTIFTTPLNAARFASVLIRAAESGLQIRVKELNFPYGEAGLPQGFENLDMVFSADDAFKFLSAIPMLQQPAEELFEDLTPRPSCIISDFFMRWTAPLAAKFHVPRISFNGFSCICNLCIHNIHNSRVLENISSDFEYFAVPGFPDHIKITIAQLPGLLKPTARELLDRMFAAESLSLGMIVNTFEELESEYVKEYRKLKGNRVWCIGPVSLSNTHNLDKLERGNKTSFDENECFKWLDSQEPRSVAYACLGSVSNLTPSQLKELGLGLEASGRPFIWVLREGNKSKDMDKWISEDGIEERIKGRGLIIRGWAPQVLILSHQAIGGFLTHCGWNSILEAISMGLPIITWPQFEDQFCNEKLVTQVLKIGVSVGVFRPPFGEEEKVIDSLMSEGDEGEERRMRARELGEMANRSVEEGGSSYINLTLLIQCIMQQATGKK
- the LOC119988519 gene encoding UDP-glycosyltransferase 73C6-like isoform X1, coding for MPLHQFLPSVLHCKPPMDDLQVQGLHFVLFPHLIPGHMIPMIDIARLLAKRGMVVTIFTTPLNAARFASVLIRAAESGLQIRVKELNFPYGEAGLPQGFENLDMVFSADDAFKFLSAIPMLQQPAEELFEDLTPRPSCIISDFFMRWTAPLAAKFHVPRISFNGFSCICNLCIHNIHNSRVLENISSDFEYFAVPGFPDHIKITIAQLPGLLKPTARELLDRMFAAESLSLGMIVNTFEELESEYVKEYRKLKGNRVWCIGPVSLSNTHNLDKLERGNKTSFDENECFKWLDSQEPRSVAYACLGSVSNLTPSQLKELGLGLEASGRPFIWVLREGNKSKDMDKWISEDGIEERIKGRGLIIRGWAPQVLILSHQAIGGFLTHCGWNSILEAISMGLPIITWPQFEDQFCNEKLVTQVLKIGVSVGVFRPPFGEEEKAGVLAKKDDFTKVIDSLMSEGDEGEERRMRARELGEMANRSVEEGGSSYINLTLLIQCIMQQATGKK